The Clostridiales bacterium genome includes a region encoding these proteins:
- a CDS encoding response regulator transcription factor, translated as MSKNIMIVEDEYRMRHLLSDYFRKEGYSIVEAEDGKEALEKFKEDIDVIILDIMLPNLDGWTVCKAIRNSSNVPIIMLTAKSEEDDKLLGYELGADDYVTKPFSPKVLVAKVKALIKRTEILTGNTDGITESSGIRIDENAHDVTVDGRPVNLAPKEYDLLLYLMRNKSVALAREKILDNIWGYDYYGDFRTVDTHIKRLREKLGDKGELICTVRGSGYKFEAKDEKK; from the coding sequence GACATCTTCTCTCCGATTATTTCAGGAAAGAAGGATATAGCATCGTCGAAGCGGAAGACGGCAAGGAAGCGCTTGAGAAGTTCAAGGAAGATATAGATGTCATAATCCTTGATATAATGCTTCCAAACTTAGATGGATGGACTGTCTGCAAAGCCATAAGAAATTCTTCAAACGTCCCTATAATAATGTTGACTGCAAAATCGGAAGAGGATGATAAACTTTTAGGATATGAGCTTGGAGCCGATGATTATGTCACAAAACCGTTCAGCCCCAAAGTGCTGGTTGCAAAGGTAAAAGCTCTTATTAAAAGAACCGAAATATTGACAGGCAACACAGATGGAATAACGGAGTCATCCGGTATCAGAATCGATGAAAACGCCCACGATGTAACTGTCGATGGCCGTCCGGTCAATCTTGCCCCAAAAGAATATGATCTGCTTTTATATCTCATGAGGAACAAATCCGTCGCATTAGCACGGGAAAAAATACTGGATAATATCTGGGGATACGATTATTATGGGGATTTTAGAACTGTGGATACGCACATTAAAAGATTGAGAGAAAAACTCGGGGACAAGGGAGAGCTAATATGCACCGTAAGGGGCAGCGGTTATAAGTTTGAGGCAAAAGATGAAAAGAAATAG
- the yunB gene encoding sporulation protein YunB gives MLRYRKYRLKGKYKVLFILFLSIVIATFIFYKIDKDIKPLLFSVSESEVRILATESINQVVKDELSNNIKCSDFVNIKTDNDGNVTSIEMDTVEMNKFGSSVALKVQDKMKFIGGRGVSIPLGVVTGSSILSFYGPKINVKIMPLGNIMTNFKSEIQSAGINQSRYRVYITVDTNIQIMIPPGQDKIAVSSTIPIAETVIVGKVPESYFNTESGDSNSPNIVPVPTK, from the coding sequence ATGCTTAGATATCGTAAGTACAGACTAAAAGGGAAATATAAAGTGTTGTTTATTCTATTTTTGTCTATCGTAATCGCAACATTCATATTTTATAAAATAGATAAAGATATAAAGCCGTTATTGTTTTCTGTTTCCGAATCGGAAGTCAGGATACTGGCAACTGAGTCTATAAACCAGGTGGTAAAGGATGAATTATCGAATAATATTAAATGCAGCGATTTTGTAAATATCAAGACGGATAACGATGGCAATGTCACTTCTATTGAAATGGATACTGTTGAAATGAACAAATTCGGTTCATCCGTAGCATTGAAAGTACAGGATAAAATGAAATTTATAGGCGGCAGGGGTGTGAGTATTCCTCTGGGCGTGGTAACAGGGAGCAGCATACTTTCTTTCTATGGACCAAAGATAAATGTAAAGATAATGCCGCTCGGCAATATTATGACAAATTTTAAATCCGAAATACAATCGGCAGGCATCAATCAGAGCAGATATAGAGTTTACATAACCGTGGATACAAACATTCAAATAATGATACCTCCCGGACAGGACAAAATAGCCGTATCATCCACAATACCGATAGCAGAGACAGTAATAGTAGGTAAAGTGCCTGAGAGTTATTTCAATACCGAATCAGGGGACAGCAATAGTCCAAACATAGTACCTGTACCTACAAAATGA
- a CDS encoding ABC transporter ATP-binding protein produces MNSKGKNDNYLLKEFLRRNLLWLALVAILLVMSGFFRMYGAAYIQKITDSISMGIFDGIIALIVFSIVSQFISYATKWLVAVVCMFLREKLALQIRVKMFEHLSKVSFRDYEQHKTGDLQSIIRNDSQKAAEIIYILGSRISTHFFMLLFSVGYMCTVNAPAAIAVIIIAILFGIVNQKILRRIKKYEFAGRKSLGNITSIVINCYENTDIAKAYNAKNYFINFFNKEKNTYNANILNSTKVDTGRLILYNIVNNSSLYGSAIFLGYMSISGKMTIGEVLVFITLLIQVLTPVEVIFRWMANIVSSTAAWDRVYRVLDTKEEELNAGIKTDISISTVKIENISYSYDNEKDIISNFNMDMEVGNSYAIVGESGSGKTTLLKILLGAYRSNTMKIFINGEEIKERDFSGLAAFVPSDTLLFNATIYENIMMGDKSITREECMEWAKKLSIDRWILSLPKGLDTVIQERAGNLSGGQGQIVNILRAVMSNRQIIIMDEPFSSLDKEKERVLINVIDNLKKYKILLITSHRESSIKHIDRVFHVAGGFVPVG; encoded by the coding sequence ATGAATTCAAAGGGGAAAAATGATAATTACTTATTAAAAGAGTTTCTGCGAAGGAATCTTTTATGGCTTGCATTAGTCGCCATACTTCTTGTAATGTCAGGTTTCTTTAGGATGTATGGTGCAGCATATATACAGAAGATAACCGACAGTATATCGATGGGGATATTTGACGGCATTATTGCTTTAATAGTTTTTAGCATTGTTTCCCAATTTATCAGCTATGCGACAAAGTGGCTAGTTGCAGTTGTCTGCATGTTTTTACGGGAAAAGTTAGCCCTTCAAATACGAGTAAAAATGTTTGAACATCTGAGCAAAGTATCATTCAGGGATTATGAACAGCACAAGACAGGAGATTTACAGTCGATAATAAGAAATGATTCGCAAAAGGCGGCGGAGATTATTTACATTCTAGGTTCAAGAATTTCCACTCATTTCTTTATGTTGTTATTTTCAGTAGGCTATATGTGCACTGTAAACGCTCCCGCTGCCATTGCAGTCATAATTATCGCCATCTTATTCGGGATAGTCAATCAAAAAATATTGAGACGAATAAAAAAATATGAATTCGCAGGGAGAAAATCTCTCGGGAATATCACTAGCATAGTAATTAATTGCTATGAAAATACAGATATTGCAAAAGCATATAATGCAAAAAACTATTTTATAAACTTTTTCAATAAGGAAAAGAACACATATAATGCGAATATTTTAAATTCCACCAAGGTGGACACCGGACGACTAATTCTGTACAACATTGTAAACAACAGCTCATTATATGGAAGTGCCATTTTTCTAGGGTATATGTCGATTTCAGGGAAAATGACAATTGGCGAGGTACTTGTATTTATAACATTATTGATACAGGTACTCACCCCCGTAGAGGTCATTTTCAGGTGGATGGCAAATATTGTTAGCAGTACTGCTGCCTGGGATAGAGTTTACAGAGTGCTAGATACAAAAGAAGAAGAGCTAAATGCAGGCATTAAAACAGATATCAGCATTAGTACTGTGAAGATAGAAAACATATCCTACAGTTATGATAACGAAAAAGATATTATAAGCAATTTCAATATGGATATGGAGGTGGGAAATTCATATGCAATTGTTGGTGAAAGCGGCAGCGGAAAGACTACTCTATTGAAAATACTCCTGGGAGCGTATAGGAGTAATACAATGAAGATTTTCATAAACGGTGAAGAGATTAAAGAAAGGGATTTTTCAGGGCTGGCAGCCTTTGTACCATCGGATACGTTACTCTTTAATGCTACGATTTATGAAAATATAATGATGGGTGATAAATCTATAACGCGGGAAGAATGTATGGAATGGGCAAAGAAACTTAGTATAGATAGGTGGATCTTATCTCTGCCGAAAGGGCTGGATACGGTAATTCAAGAAAGGGCTGGGAATTTATCCGGTGGTCAGGGACAGATTGTAAATATTTTACGGGCAGTCATGTCCAACAGGCAGATTATAATAATGGATGAACCCTTCTCATCTTTAGATAAGGAAAAAGAAAGGGTCTTAATCAACGTAATCGATAATCTAAAAAAATACAAGATACTTCTTATAACTTCACATAGGGAAAGCTCCATAAAGCATATTGATCGGGTATTTCATGTTGCTGGTGGTTTTGTTCCGGTGGGTTAG
- a CDS encoding ATP-binding protein has product MKRNSIGFKLFVITVTFFVVFMSTTLIFQSTFFEKFYVNSKTKMLLSNLKKFESDYIASGRDYNFILNSLKEFQDSNNARVVVMNKNRIFNYTIISGGPDPSKDDILSAAIIRWRVMANNYNSSQPIVYVAKHPVYNTNNIVIISPMAVQNRIEDVFFVVSSLQPIGEAVSVMNQFYIYLYSGALILVIIISLIYSNMVSKPLKILNSTAMKMAELDFSAKCKIKSKDEIGNLASTLNFLSEKLSMALGELKNANKKLKADIAKERNIEKMRREFIADVSHELKTPISLIEGYGEGLKDNIVQGEERDYYLYVIIDEAQKMGKLVNDMLDLSQLDSGNYILSPQNFYIDELLLSVIKKYSNSIADKMIDMKTDIQYRNINVFADRFRIEQVITNILNNAIKHTPDNGKIAASITCSDTSVLVEIENQGEHIPDSEITKVWDKFYKVDKSRNRKAGGYGLGLAIVKKILILHKSKFGIKNTESGVKFYFTLNGKQNEEE; this is encoded by the coding sequence ATGAAAAGAAATAGCATTGGATTCAAATTGTTTGTGATTACCGTAACCTTTTTCGTTGTTTTTATGAGCACTACTTTGATCTTTCAATCTACCTTTTTTGAAAAATTTTATGTTAACAGCAAAACAAAAATGCTCCTGTCAAACCTTAAAAAGTTCGAATCCGATTATATCGCATCAGGCAGAGATTATAATTTTATTTTAAACAGCCTGAAGGAATTTCAGGATTCAAACAACGCAAGAGTAGTTGTGATGAATAAAAACAGAATATTTAATTATACCATAATATCGGGCGGCCCTGATCCTTCAAAGGATGATATACTAAGTGCCGCAATAATAAGATGGCGGGTTATGGCAAATAATTATAATTCAAGCCAGCCGATCGTGTATGTGGCGAAACATCCCGTATACAACACCAACAATATAGTCATCATTTCTCCGATGGCTGTTCAAAACAGGATCGAAGATGTCTTTTTTGTGGTATCTTCACTTCAACCTATCGGAGAGGCTGTTTCGGTCATGAATCAGTTCTATATATATCTTTATTCAGGAGCGCTGATCCTGGTCATTATTATATCCCTGATATATTCGAACATGGTATCCAAACCATTAAAGATTTTAAATAGTACAGCGATGAAAATGGCTGAACTGGATTTCTCGGCAAAATGTAAAATCAAATCGAAAGATGAGATTGGAAACCTTGCATCTACTTTGAATTTTCTGTCTGAAAAATTGAGCATGGCTCTTGGTGAATTGAAAAATGCAAATAAAAAGTTAAAAGCCGATATAGCAAAGGAAAGAAACATCGAGAAAATGCGCAGGGAATTTATAGCAGATGTATCCCATGAGTTAAAGACTCCGATAAGCCTTATAGAAGGCTATGGAGAAGGATTAAAAGACAATATAGTTCAGGGCGAGGAGAGGGATTATTATCTGTATGTTATAATAGACGAAGCCCAGAAAATGGGTAAATTAGTTAATGATATGCTGGATCTTTCTCAGCTTGACTCAGGCAACTACATCCTTTCACCTCAAAACTTTTATATTGATGAGCTCTTGCTGTCTGTTATAAAAAAGTACTCGAACAGCATCGCAGACAAAATGATAGATATGAAAACCGACATACAATACAGAAATATAAATGTTTTTGCGGACAGATTCAGGATCGAACAGGTAATAACCAATATATTGAACAATGCAATAAAGCATACACCTGATAACGGTAAAATCGCTGCAAGCATCACATGCAGCGATACCTCGGTGCTTGTGGAGATAGAAAACCAGGGTGAGCATATACCGGACAGCGAAATCACAAAGGTATGGGATAAGTTTTACAAGGTTGACAAATCCCGAAACAGAAAGGCAGGAGGCTACGGCCTCGGCCTTGCAATCGTAAAGAAAATACTTATACTCCACAAGAGCAAATTCGGCATTAAAAATACAGAATCAGGAGTAAAATTTTATTTTACGTTAAATGGAAAACAAAATGAGGAGGAATAA
- a CDS encoding ABC transporter ATP-binding protein yields MKPVFLFLSYCKRYRLFILGCVLMEIIFAIVSLATPEVLRMTTSAIENASVAQLKNSAFFAIITTALYIALTSTVKVMEQHTLNKCEQCVQSIMIDKLFSLRKLQIKQYNSGALVTLITQNATNVVSNSLSFLFQFIQGLAVIIIGIVYMGMLNIKLMVAMIIFNILIRTFFIYFERKIKTSSKIVSNTIRKNNGFLIDLLNNMLVIRVFNRLRYFKNKLFEKETETMMADWKNFIWYNGFSEVVWFTQKAAQIGIAFGFGGYLVFRKETNFSVILAFTVAIDLFTKGINAVMSGLADKSNALPNIEMVADFLNDKAVENKSLNNNHSVENFSIKFDNVSFSFGEKEVLKDVSFEIKPKEKVMIEGPNGEGKSTLLNLILGLYRPKRGKIYYGNCDISQMNMEDIIKNYSFISQNSYITVGNAYENIALSDNYDERELDSIFKKLNLNCVQKNDPQSYSQGEKQRLNIARALLKSVNAKLIVGDEIFSNIDKDNKKKIADVLSSQFLDKTVVMVCHDDMGLKFDKKFVVANKTVQQISL; encoded by the coding sequence GTGAAACCTGTATTCCTATTTCTATCTTATTGTAAAAGGTACAGACTTTTTATTCTGGGCTGCGTATTAATGGAAATAATTTTTGCGATTGTTTCATTGGCAACTCCAGAGGTTTTACGGATGACAACAAGCGCTATCGAGAATGCAAGTGTAGCACAACTTAAGAATTCCGCTTTTTTTGCAATCATTACAACGGCCTTATATATAGCTCTAACTTCTACGGTAAAAGTTATGGAACAACATACGCTTAATAAATGTGAACAGTGTGTCCAGAGTATAATGATAGATAAATTGTTTTCCCTGAGGAAACTGCAGATCAAGCAATACAATTCTGGAGCTCTGGTAACTTTGATAACTCAAAATGCCACGAATGTCGTTTCAAATTCCTTATCTTTTTTATTTCAATTCATTCAAGGATTGGCAGTAATTATAATAGGTATTGTTTACATGGGTATGCTGAATATAAAGCTTATGGTTGCGATGATTATTTTCAATATACTTATCCGAACGTTTTTCATATATTTTGAGAGAAAGATAAAGACAAGCTCCAAAATCGTATCTAACACAATCAGGAAAAATAATGGATTTTTGATAGATCTGTTAAACAACATGCTGGTGATCCGTGTATTCAACCGTCTAAGATATTTCAAAAACAAGCTTTTTGAAAAGGAAACAGAGACGATGATGGCTGATTGGAAAAATTTTATCTGGTATAATGGTTTTTCGGAGGTGGTTTGGTTTACTCAGAAAGCCGCGCAAATAGGTATAGCATTTGGCTTCGGAGGATATTTAGTATTCAGAAAAGAGACCAATTTTAGTGTCATCCTGGCTTTTACAGTTGCGATTGATTTATTTACAAAGGGGATAAATGCCGTTATGTCCGGACTGGCGGATAAGAGCAATGCTCTGCCTAATATTGAAATGGTTGCAGACTTTTTAAATGACAAAGCGGTGGAAAACAAAAGCCTAAACAATAATCATTCCGTTGAAAATTTTTCGATAAAGTTTGACAATGTCAGTTTTAGCTTCGGTGAAAAAGAAGTTTTAAAAGATGTCAGCTTTGAAATAAAGCCAAAAGAAAAAGTTATGATTGAAGGGCCAAATGGCGAAGGAAAATCCACACTGCTAAATTTAATTCTTGGATTGTATAGGCCTAAGAGAGGCAAGATTTACTATGGCAATTGTGATATATCGCAAATGAACATGGAAGATATAATCAAAAATTATTCGTTTATTTCGCAAAACAGTTACATAACAGTGGGTAATGCTTATGAAAATATTGCGTTATCTGACAATTATGATGAGAGGGAGTTAGACAGCATCTTTAAAAAGTTGAATTTAAACTGCGTTCAGAAAAATGATCCTCAGTCATATTCACAAGGGGAAAAGCAGCGGTTAAATATTGCCCGAGCATTACTAAAATCTGTAAATGCAAAGCTTATTGTCGGGGACGAGATTTTTTCAAATATTGATAAGGATAACAAGAAGAAAATAGCAGATGTGCTTTCTTCGCAATTCCTCGATAAAACGGTTGTTATGGTTTGCCATGATGATATGGGCTTAAAATTTGATAAAAAATTTGTGGTTGCAAATAAAACTGTACAGCAAATTTCTCTATAG